A genomic window from Planococcus rifietoensis includes:
- a CDS encoding FecCD family ABC transporter permease has protein sequence MSKSALAYVVSLILLGGAVVLGVTVGTVPISPAVIWNPSSDEAAANILWNIRMPRVVLAGLVGAALAIAGAAFQGLLKNPLADPYTLGVSSGAAVGAVMTLFFGISIPFLGLFTLPVISMIGALITMLAVMGFARLVDRSMKMETVILTGIIFSSFLGSIMSLMIALTGEELRQIIGWLLGSVSMRGWPYVQMALPFVLVGSFVLWLYRRELNAMLFGEERAQHLGVDVKKSKMAILIGGSVLTGSAVAVSGTIGFVGLVVPHITRLVWGSDHRHVLPLSFINGAALLIVCDLVARTIISPTELPIGVITAFIGAPVFAFIFFRQRRGGL, from the coding sequence GTGAGTAAATCTGCACTAGCCTATGTAGTCTCCCTGATTTTATTGGGCGGGGCAGTAGTGCTCGGAGTGACGGTCGGGACGGTGCCAATTTCACCGGCGGTTATCTGGAATCCTTCATCGGACGAAGCAGCGGCTAATATCTTATGGAATATCCGCATGCCGCGTGTGGTGCTTGCGGGACTAGTCGGTGCGGCACTTGCGATTGCGGGCGCAGCTTTTCAAGGCTTGCTGAAAAACCCGCTCGCTGATCCATATACTTTGGGAGTGTCGTCCGGTGCCGCTGTCGGTGCCGTGATGACGCTTTTTTTCGGCATCTCCATTCCGTTTCTCGGCCTGTTCACCTTGCCGGTCATCAGCATGATCGGCGCATTGATCACGATGCTCGCCGTCATGGGCTTTGCGCGGCTTGTCGACCGGTCGATGAAGATGGAAACAGTTATTTTGACCGGCATCATCTTCAGTTCATTCCTGGGGTCGATCATGTCTTTGATGATTGCGTTGACCGGTGAAGAACTGCGCCAGATCATCGGCTGGCTGCTTGGCAGCGTGTCGATGCGCGGCTGGCCCTACGTCCAGATGGCGCTGCCGTTTGTGCTTGTCGGTTCATTCGTCTTATGGCTTTACCGCCGTGAATTAAACGCGATGCTGTTCGGGGAAGAACGTGCACAACATTTGGGTGTAGACGTCAAGAAGAGCAAGATGGCGATTTTGATCGGTGGATCGGTCCTCACGGGATCAGCAGTTGCCGTATCTGGAACCATCGGATTTGTCGGCTTGGTCGTTCCGCACATCACGCGCCTCGTATGGGGCTCTGACCACCGCCATGTCTTGCCGTTATCGTTCATTAACGGGGCTGCGCTTTTAATCGTTTGCGACCTGGTGGCGCGGACGATCATTTCACCGACCGAATTGCCGATTGGTGTGATTACCGCATTTATCGGAGCGCCGGTCTTTGCATTCATCTTTTTCCGACAGCGCAGAGGAGGGCTTTAA